A stretch of Paenibacillus peoriae DNA encodes these proteins:
- a CDS encoding VOC family protein: MKLKEVLLGTHSFEAIKAFYGSLLDLQVVEEGPSRLSFQVGESVLAFQESSHIENEFYHIAFTIPTNKFIEAKQWVIDRGISLISRSEEDEFFFENWNATALYFYDPDHNLVEFIAHHTLDNAVTEAFGPNSLLHISEIGLPVDDVPEVSRIITETFQLDPWGGAGQKFAPLGNVEGSFIVIDKQRPWFPDDRLPAVFNTSVLFEGPYSARLSLHNGLYELRST; encoded by the coding sequence TTGAAATTAAAAGAAGTGCTTTTAGGCACCCACAGTTTCGAAGCGATAAAAGCTTTTTACGGCTCTCTCTTGGATTTGCAGGTTGTGGAGGAAGGTCCTTCGCGGTTGTCGTTTCAAGTAGGGGAATCGGTTCTTGCTTTTCAGGAATCCTCCCACATAGAAAATGAATTTTATCATATTGCGTTTACGATTCCAACGAATAAATTTATAGAAGCAAAACAGTGGGTCATCGACCGTGGGATTTCATTGATTTCAAGATCCGAAGAAGATGAGTTTTTTTTCGAAAACTGGAATGCAACAGCGCTTTACTTCTATGATCCGGATCATAACCTTGTCGAGTTCATCGCTCACCATACACTCGACAATGCAGTCACTGAAGCTTTCGGGCCCAACTCTCTACTTCATATAAGCGAGATCGGTCTTCCTGTCGATGATGTCCCTGAAGTATCTAGGATAATCACCGAAACGTTCCAACTTGATCCATGGGGAGGGGCTGGACAAAAGTTCGCGCCGCTAGGGAATGTAGAAGGATCATTTATAGTCATAGACAAGCAACGGCCTTGGTTTCCTGATGATAGGCTTCCGGCCGTATTTAATACCAGTGTCTTGTTTGAAGGTCCATACTCTGCCCGTCTTTCACTGCATAATGGTTTGTATGAATTGAGGTCAACCTGA
- a CDS encoding RNA polymerase sigma factor yields MELTDDHSIIEAVLKGNKQAYAGIVRRYQNKLYGLFRKMGSSEADAQDLTQETLLKAYRKLGAHNPTQSFAGWMYTIAVNLQKDRGRRKDPKSLTQEDTYERETPESKLLQKELRFELDCLLETLPEHYRLVLILRYTNQLSHKEIAGITGMSVRQVNNAVHRAKISLRKTVEAKEGQRYESLGSYNNEKSQS; encoded by the coding sequence GTGGAGCTGACAGACGATCATTCAATTATTGAAGCTGTACTAAAAGGCAATAAACAAGCGTACGCGGGCATTGTCCGGCGCTATCAGAATAAGCTTTACGGATTGTTCCGCAAGATGGGGTCTTCCGAAGCGGATGCTCAGGATCTGACTCAGGAGACACTACTTAAAGCCTATCGTAAACTGGGAGCGCATAACCCGACGCAGAGTTTTGCCGGTTGGATGTATACAATTGCTGTCAATTTGCAGAAGGACCGTGGACGCCGAAAAGATCCAAAGTCTCTGACACAGGAAGATACATATGAACGTGAAACACCTGAATCGAAGTTGCTGCAAAAGGAACTGCGTTTCGAATTGGATTGCTTGTTAGAGACGCTGCCCGAGCATTATCGACTTGTGTTGATTCTGCGCTACACCAACCAACTGAGTCACAAGGAGATCGCTGGTATTACTGGCATGTCGGTTCGGCAGGTTAACAACGCCGTCCACCGTGCTAAAATCAGTCTGCGCAAAACCGTAGAAGCCAAGGAGGGGCAACGTTATGAGAGTCTGGGATCGTACAACAACGAAAAAAGCCAATCTTGA
- a CDS encoding ANT(4')-I family aminoglycoside nucleotidyltransferase: MNMNGPVNISRSERLQTCHDIAARLHEVYRDKILAIGVYGSVAKGTDGPFSDIEMFCVLSESNGPVEFSHEWSAGPWKAEVNVCSSDVLLKIASTVEGEWPLTHGPFFSPLRLYDPEDFFSILKEAAESPTKEDFRHAINEVLVGEMYEFIGKLRNIRVHGPLTYLPYLVMQFAQYGAMLVGLHNQKLFSTGSMVLPEALELPSRPEGFDHVVKLVMSGDLAEPAKIISACEDFWSGLVNWAVEHDYLIRSQRIPF; this comes from the coding sequence ATGAACATGAATGGACCTGTCAACATTTCTCGAAGTGAGAGACTTCAGACTTGCCACGATATAGCTGCGAGGTTACATGAAGTATATAGAGACAAAATTCTGGCTATAGGGGTCTATGGATCTGTTGCCAAAGGTACTGACGGCCCTTTCTCGGACATTGAAATGTTTTGTGTACTAAGTGAATCAAACGGCCCCGTAGAATTTAGCCATGAATGGTCAGCGGGACCCTGGAAAGCGGAGGTGAACGTCTGTAGTTCAGACGTTCTTCTTAAAATTGCCTCTACTGTTGAGGGCGAATGGCCGTTGACACATGGCCCCTTCTTTTCCCCACTTCGTCTGTATGATCCTGAAGACTTTTTTTCTATATTAAAGGAAGCTGCCGAATCCCCCACAAAGGAAGATTTCAGGCATGCCATCAACGAAGTGCTTGTAGGTGAAATGTACGAGTTTATAGGAAAGCTTAGAAATATCCGTGTACATGGTCCTCTTACCTACTTGCCGTACTTGGTAATGCAGTTTGCTCAATATGGGGCTATGTTAGTTGGGTTGCATAATCAGAAGCTTTTCTCAACGGGTTCAATGGTTCTACCGGAGGCCCTGGAACTGCCGAGTCGTCCAGAAGGATTCGATCATGTAGTTAAGTTGGTTATGTCCGGAGATTTAGCTGAACCAGCGAAGATCATTTCAGCCTGTGAAGATTTCTGGAGTGGTCTTGTGAATTGGGCAGTCGAACATGACTACCTTATTCGATCACAACGGATCCCCTTTTGA
- the infC gene encoding translation initiation factor IF-3, protein MAVLINEQIKADEVVLTGLAGEKLGVVSKSEALAMARSKGVDLVCTSLMSSPPPCSLVAKGKGKALAQKEAAASKNVGRAAKNSGKEKIKELRFTAHIEEHDYDTKLRQADKHLRSGKPVQLVVKASGAKEAPVAKAVLERLLIDLKEAGVKDTGIQTGGKGSQVKLNPR, encoded by the coding sequence GTGGCGGTATTAATCAACGAGCAAATTAAAGCTGACGAAGTGGTACTCACTGGACTCGCAGGGGAGAAGCTCGGCGTTGTATCCAAGTCAGAAGCCTTGGCTATGGCCCGATCCAAAGGGGTGGACCTGGTCTGCACCTCATTGATGAGCAGTCCACCACCCTGTAGCTTGGTCGCGAAGGGTAAAGGAAAAGCGCTGGCGCAAAAAGAAGCCGCAGCAAGCAAAAATGTCGGCCGAGCCGCAAAAAACAGCGGCAAAGAAAAGATCAAGGAGCTTCGCTTCACTGCTCATATTGAGGAACATGATTACGACACGAAGCTGCGTCAGGCAGACAAACATCTGCGTTCCGGCAAACCGGTGCAGCTGGTCGTTAAAGCGTCTGGTGCAAAAGAAGCGCCTGTCGCCAAAGCGGTACTAGAGCGGCTACTAATCGATTTGAAGGAAGCCGGAGTGAAGGATACTGGAATCCAGACGGGCGGCAAGGGCTCACAAGTGAAATTAAACCCTCGCTGA
- a CDS encoding DUF423 domain-containing protein, with the protein MQRKWIFTGSIMMMLAVAIGAFGAHIVKARIDADALAVYETGVKYHMIHAVGLLIIALAAGQWGPSNRLRWAARLLLTGIILFSGSLYVLSLTGIRVLGAITPLGGVCFIAGWILLAWAAMGLKKED; encoded by the coding sequence ATGCAACGAAAATGGATATTTACGGGATCTATAATGATGATGTTGGCGGTAGCCATTGGAGCGTTCGGGGCACATATTGTGAAAGCCCGGATCGACGCGGATGCTTTGGCCGTATATGAAACAGGTGTGAAATATCATATGATTCACGCTGTCGGTTTGCTGATCATTGCGTTGGCTGCTGGACAGTGGGGGCCTTCCAACCGTCTAAGATGGGCAGCTCGTCTGTTATTGACGGGTATCATTTTGTTTTCTGGTAGCTTGTATGTGCTAAGTCTGACCGGAATCCGTGTGCTGGGGGCTATCACCCCTCTAGGAGGCGTGTGTTTTATAGCAGGATGGATATTGCTGGCATGGGCTGCCATGGGTCTGAAGAAAGAGGATTAA
- a CDS encoding DUF4179 domain-containing protein, with product MRVWDRTTTKKANLETEDGKSTIEDRNWEILLFHERLSNEFTDQVMLALEGIEIEPADRADASDHDVSRYSPSEQPAETEAQILTGPTEYRNRQQNAAAYDDTSIVAQVKHYRAARRTSQFKVWSLVVAVVVFVVSTLLYTQPTLADMVRSLFAKDSYVDNGMKKVREAGLVQISGASAKDQGYTLKVNELIADSTRMIIGIEVFDVEGNAVTGDFSIQDVDFSLFDNQRGDVGAVPFEVSTGGNENISRIEFDFMRPVLTDKLQLSAHIRELRLYADKLNVEAPIKTVKGDWRLDVEADLTKAKAQTLLTPIDKTYETPSGLRIHMQGATRTPSGGSLEYTTELTPEAADRALNGQSGFHELKYHLEDAHGKWLGDNRDPEFGRRSGLDRWSGKTHWFYQFNDFAYDKQQIRFVLDGYIIRERSEASVVLDPAQTSAVHPVKFEDSGDAYLFKGLKLRSNSSNSGKMYATIPIGGIFSSPNFTQDIWVAVDENNKEYSMFFGGGYTTDRSGVIELQEDAGYFVDGLNQMPKQLTLKRKVVNHLYKDADWSFVIPQTGTNGVILK from the coding sequence ATGAGAGTCTGGGATCGTACAACAACGAAAAAAGCCAATCTTGAAACAGAGGACGGCAAATCGACGATAGAAGACAGAAACTGGGAAATTTTGTTGTTTCACGAAAGGCTATCTAATGAGTTTACCGACCAGGTGATGCTGGCGCTGGAAGGAATCGAGATCGAACCAGCTGACAGAGCCGACGCGAGCGATCATGATGTATCCAGATACTCTCCGAGCGAGCAACCAGCGGAAACGGAGGCACAGATCTTGACGGGACCGACTGAATACAGGAATCGGCAACAGAACGCAGCCGCGTACGATGACACGTCCATCGTCGCCCAGGTGAAACATTACCGCGCTGCCAGACGCACTTCACAGTTTAAAGTATGGAGTTTGGTGGTCGCCGTCGTTGTATTTGTGGTTAGCACACTGCTGTATACGCAGCCGACTCTTGCAGATATGGTGAGGTCGCTGTTTGCGAAAGACAGCTATGTGGATAATGGCATGAAGAAGGTCCGTGAAGCAGGACTGGTACAGATTTCGGGTGCCAGTGCTAAAGATCAGGGTTACACTCTGAAAGTCAACGAACTTATCGCCGATTCGACTAGAATGATTATCGGAATCGAAGTTTTCGATGTCGAAGGAAATGCTGTAACCGGGGATTTTAGTATTCAAGATGTCGATTTCAGCCTCTTTGATAACCAGAGAGGTGATGTTGGCGCTGTTCCTTTTGAAGTAAGCACAGGGGGCAACGAGAATATTAGTAGGATTGAGTTCGACTTTATGCGGCCGGTACTGACCGACAAGCTGCAGCTTAGTGCACATATCCGTGAATTGAGGCTGTATGCGGACAAACTTAATGTGGAAGCTCCTATTAAAACGGTAAAAGGAGATTGGAGACTGGATGTGGAGGCAGATCTAACCAAAGCCAAAGCGCAAACGTTGCTGACTCCGATTGATAAAACGTATGAGACGCCAAGCGGCTTACGTATTCACATGCAGGGAGCTACCCGGACGCCGAGCGGCGGATCATTGGAATATACTACAGAGTTGACCCCAGAAGCCGCAGACCGAGCGCTGAACGGACAAAGCGGGTTCCACGAGCTTAAGTATCATCTGGAAGATGCACACGGGAAATGGCTTGGGGATAACAGAGACCCTGAATTCGGACGTCGATCTGGATTGGACCGTTGGAGTGGCAAGACGCACTGGTTCTACCAGTTTAATGATTTTGCCTATGATAAGCAGCAAATTCGATTCGTATTGGACGGCTATATAATTCGAGAGAGAAGCGAGGCGTCGGTCGTGCTCGACCCGGCTCAAACTTCAGCTGTGCATCCCGTTAAATTCGAAGACTCGGGTGATGCTTATCTGTTCAAGGGGCTCAAACTTCGTTCCAACAGTTCTAATTCGGGCAAAATGTATGCGACCATTCCGATAGGCGGTATCTTCAGTAGTCCTAACTTCACGCAAGACATTTGGGTTGCCGTTGACGAAAATAATAAGGAGTATTCGATGTTTTTTGGCGGAGGCTACACAACAGATCGTTCAGGTGTAATCGAGCTGCAGGAGGATGCCGGATATTTCGTTGATGGGCTAAATCAAATGCCGAAACAGCTCACGCTAAAACGAAAGGTCGTCAACCATTTGTACAAGGATGCCGATTGGTCGTTTGTCATACCGCAAACGGGAACGAACGGCGTCATCCTGAAATAA
- a CDS encoding ArsR/SmtB family transcription factor produces MEPSLIYKALSNETRRLIMLWLKKPEEFFDEQAYLKQGLNFQIGVCVGDIQAKAGLAQSVISSYLLMMQKSGLLESERIGKWTYYRRNEKTIREFAEYVQKEL; encoded by the coding sequence ATGGAACCGTCATTGATTTATAAAGCATTGTCAAACGAAACTCGCCGTCTAATTATGCTGTGGTTAAAAAAACCAGAAGAGTTTTTTGATGAACAGGCTTATCTGAAGCAAGGGCTTAATTTTCAAATTGGTGTATGTGTGGGAGATATTCAGGCTAAAGCGGGACTTGCGCAGTCTGTGATTTCAAGTTATTTATTAATGATGCAAAAATCCGGTTTGTTAGAGTCTGAGCGTATTGGGAAGTGGACGTACTATCGTCGGAATGAAAAAACAATCCGGGAATTTGCCGAGTATGTTCAAAAGGAATTATAA
- a CDS encoding iron ABC transporter permease, whose protein sequence is MTRTGTRGLSKTWRVGSIFGGGLIVLIVLFFVSLCYGEASIPLHTVIEALTQRQNTLEHNMVWDLRMPRTVIGILAGGALAIAGALLQAITKNPLAASDTLGINAGAYFVVVLGAVMFPGLLHQAPFLFAAVGGLLAAVLAYFMGGGRAGSPIRLALAGLIVSMVLGSFTGALHIFYSFETQGLFLWGSGSLVQNDWSGTTYAWPWVVGLSVIAFLLSRQFDVLDLDESTSTSLGQKVSLTRAVGIVLAVLLSTITVSVIGPIGFVGLVAPHLVRLSGLKMHRWVLPGSFLWGALLLTGADVLAKMVHQSSMDLPTGAMMALIGAPWLIWLILWKMKLPSGINGQSSMNIGVRSRKLPYGRLVTLLGCGAVLLTVFSLMFGGMRIPVGDLLSGLFGGENANSALLQFRIPRTLVAAGAGIALAVSGVLIQLAVRNPLADASIIGVSSGAGFGALAVIIVWPGLPVYMLPIAAIAGATVSAAVIFFLSWNNHLNPSVVILLGIAVSAIGAAGIQILIIQGSLWGSTGYIWLTGSTYARNWGQVATILAFLLVLLPIAWWLARRFDLLVFDDSSAMGLGLPVRRTRLLAMAVGVLLAGGAVACVGTVGFIGLIAPHIVRTLIGHHVRRSIVLSSILGAVMLVLADTIGRTVLAPTEIPSGLLIALIGAPYFLYLMYRSNKSKSV, encoded by the coding sequence ATGACCCGTACAGGCACAAGGGGGTTATCGAAAACTTGGCGTGTAGGAAGCATCTTTGGGGGCGGATTGATCGTCCTCATCGTGCTTTTTTTTGTAAGCTTGTGTTATGGAGAGGCTTCAATCCCGCTGCATACAGTAATTGAGGCGTTGACCCAGCGTCAGAATACGCTTGAACATAACATGGTGTGGGATCTACGAATGCCGCGTACGGTCATCGGAATCCTGGCTGGTGGTGCGCTTGCCATCGCTGGTGCTTTGCTTCAGGCCATCACCAAAAATCCGCTGGCGGCTTCTGATACACTAGGAATTAACGCTGGTGCCTACTTTGTGGTTGTCCTTGGCGCGGTGATGTTTCCCGGACTGCTGCATCAGGCGCCGTTTCTATTTGCCGCTGTCGGCGGCCTGCTGGCAGCGGTACTCGCTTACTTCATGGGCGGGGGACGAGCGGGAAGTCCGATTCGGTTGGCGCTTGCCGGCTTGATTGTATCCATGGTTCTCGGTTCGTTTACCGGAGCTTTGCATATCTTTTATTCATTTGAAACGCAGGGACTGTTTCTCTGGGGTTCTGGCTCGCTTGTGCAAAACGACTGGAGCGGGACGACTTACGCCTGGCCCTGGGTCGTAGGACTCTCGGTCATTGCCTTTCTGCTGTCAAGACAATTTGATGTCCTGGATCTGGATGAGTCCACATCCACGTCACTTGGACAAAAGGTTAGTTTGACCCGGGCGGTGGGTATTGTATTAGCTGTCCTGCTGTCGACCATTACAGTTAGCGTCATTGGACCTATTGGTTTTGTGGGTTTGGTAGCTCCACATTTGGTGCGCTTAAGCGGCCTAAAAATGCATCGCTGGGTGCTGCCTGGTTCCTTTCTGTGGGGAGCATTACTGTTGACAGGCGCTGACGTGCTGGCGAAGATGGTCCACCAATCAAGCATGGATCTGCCGACCGGAGCAATGATGGCCTTGATTGGGGCTCCTTGGCTAATTTGGTTGATTCTGTGGAAGATGAAGCTGCCTTCTGGTATTAATGGACAATCTTCAATGAACATAGGTGTGCGCTCTCGGAAATTACCCTATGGCAGGCTGGTCACGTTGCTTGGGTGCGGTGCCGTGCTGTTGACCGTATTCAGCCTGATGTTTGGAGGGATGCGAATTCCGGTTGGCGATTTGCTATCTGGCCTATTTGGCGGTGAGAACGCAAATTCGGCCCTGCTGCAGTTTAGAATTCCGCGCACGCTGGTGGCAGCCGGGGCTGGTATCGCGCTTGCGGTCAGCGGTGTCTTGATCCAATTAGCCGTTCGTAATCCCTTAGCGGATGCCTCGATCATTGGTGTTTCTTCAGGGGCTGGCTTTGGCGCGCTTGCAGTGATTATCGTTTGGCCTGGGCTGCCTGTTTATATGCTGCCTATCGCGGCGATTGCCGGAGCGACGGTGTCGGCGGCGGTGATCTTCTTTTTATCATGGAACAATCACCTAAACCCGTCTGTGGTCATCCTACTTGGGATTGCTGTATCAGCGATCGGAGCAGCTGGCATTCAGATACTGATTATCCAAGGTTCGCTTTGGGGCAGCACAGGCTATATTTGGCTGACGGGTAGTACCTACGCTCGAAACTGGGGGCAGGTGGCGACGATTTTGGCTTTTCTGCTCGTGTTGTTGCCAATAGCCTGGTGGCTAGCTCGCCGCTTCGATCTTTTGGTGTTTGACGACAGCAGCGCTATGGGACTGGGACTTCCGGTGCGCCGCACCCGGTTGCTGGCGATGGCAGTGGGGGTGCTGCTGGCGGGCGGAGCGGTAGCCTGTGTAGGTACAGTTGGCTTCATCGGGCTGATTGCTCCGCATATCGTGCGTACGTTGATTGGGCACCATGTACGTCGCTCTATCGTTCTGTCTAGCATCTTGGGAGCGGTAATGCTGGTGCTGGCTGATACGATTGGACGGACAGTGCTTGCGCCGACTGAAATTCCTTCCGGATTACTGATCGCACTGATCGGTGCACCGTATTTCCTGTACTTGATGTATCGCTCCAATAAGAGTAAGTCAGTGTAG
- a CDS encoding ABC transporter substrate-binding protein — protein sequence MKKMLNSLLLFVVFTIVLAGCGAAGDSSKTEGTAGSEQTSTTAGPVTVKDDHGEVKLDKPAERVVVLEWTFTEDLIALGVQPVGNADNENYKLWVTPEAKLADTVTDIGTRGEPNLEAIAALKPDLIISNADNNAAIYAQLKGIAPTIEFDPYKGNGYDYDRMVEIFKQVAVATGKTEQADKVLSELDQHYVEAKATLEKAGKADFHYALTQAFTAQNAASLRMFKENSVVVGTLAKIGMVNDWKSDKTEKYGFSTVGIEALPAVQDSNFIYITQKTDDVFGAAMKNNSVWNGLNFVKEKRTYPLDGTTWTFGGPISSKVLVDQVVGALTK from the coding sequence ATGAAAAAGATGTTGAATAGCCTATTATTATTTGTAGTTTTTACTATTGTATTGGCGGGCTGCGGTGCGGCTGGGGATAGCTCGAAGACGGAAGGTACTGCAGGGTCTGAGCAGACATCCACAACGGCTGGTCCGGTTACGGTTAAGGATGACCATGGGGAAGTCAAGCTGGACAAGCCAGCGGAACGTGTAGTTGTACTCGAATGGACGTTTACCGAGGACCTCATTGCACTTGGCGTACAGCCTGTCGGTAATGCGGACAATGAAAACTACAAGCTGTGGGTAACACCGGAGGCGAAGCTGGCTGATACCGTAACTGATATCGGCACACGGGGCGAACCGAATCTAGAAGCGATTGCGGCGCTTAAGCCGGATCTTATTATCTCCAACGCCGATAACAATGCAGCGATCTATGCACAGCTTAAGGGGATAGCACCGACAATAGAATTCGATCCTTACAAGGGGAACGGCTATGATTACGACCGTATGGTCGAAATTTTCAAGCAAGTCGCTGTGGCTACCGGAAAAACGGAACAGGCTGATAAGGTCCTAAGCGAACTTGACCAGCACTATGTAGAGGCAAAGGCAACATTGGAGAAAGCGGGCAAAGCAGACTTTCACTATGCGCTAACACAGGCCTTCACAGCTCAAAATGCTGCCAGTCTGCGAATGTTCAAGGAAAATTCGGTTGTAGTGGGAACGCTCGCGAAAATCGGCATGGTGAACGACTGGAAGTCGGACAAGACCGAGAAATACGGGTTTAGCACCGTTGGTATTGAAGCTCTTCCTGCTGTACAGGATAGTAATTTTATCTACATTACGCAAAAGACGGACGATGTATTTGGAGCCGCAATGAAGAACAACTCCGTATGGAACGGACTAAACTTTGTCAAAGAAAAACGAACCTATCCACTGGACGGTACAACATGGACGTTCGGCGGCCCGATCTCATCTAAAGTACTCGTTGATCAGGTAGTCGGAGCTCTGACGAAATGA
- a CDS encoding MFS transporter encodes MKKVNPLLIIILALGVFGIITTEMGIIGVLPQVTQKFNVSAAQAGWLVSIFSFVVAISGPFLTLLVSGMNRKIILLIAVFSFVISNIVYAYTTHFEVMLIFRVLPAIFHPVFFSVALVTAAHLVPPEKSSKAVTKVFAGITVGFAFGVPLTSYLAEKISLEAAFLFGAVVSMIAFVGILVWLPSLPVQEKMSYGKQLGILRKPQLWFNIVTVIFIFAAMFSVYSYFAEYLGEVTLMNGSWISMMLMVFGIVMIFGNFLFGGLLHKNLTKTVIMFPLLYTVIYVFTYALGASFLPMFVVVLTWGAVHSGGLIISQTWLTTEAKEAPEFGNSLFVSFSNLGITIGAATGGWFISHLGIHQLIWSGLMFALLAFLSIIIKIKIFNSNAAEANVR; translated from the coding sequence ATGAAAAAGGTTAACCCGTTACTTATTATCATTCTGGCTTTAGGCGTATTCGGCATTATTACAACGGAAATGGGAATTATAGGCGTTCTCCCTCAAGTAACCCAAAAATTCAATGTATCAGCTGCCCAGGCTGGTTGGCTCGTCAGTATTTTTTCTTTCGTTGTTGCCATTTCAGGTCCATTTTTGACCTTACTCGTTTCTGGTATGAATCGTAAAATCATTCTATTAATCGCTGTATTCAGTTTTGTCATTTCCAATATTGTCTATGCCTATACCACTCATTTTGAGGTCATGCTCATTTTTCGTGTTCTTCCCGCTATTTTTCATCCTGTCTTTTTTTCGGTCGCCCTCGTGACTGCAGCTCATCTGGTCCCCCCTGAAAAGAGTAGTAAAGCCGTCACCAAGGTTTTCGCTGGAATTACGGTAGGATTTGCGTTTGGCGTGCCTTTGACTTCCTATCTTGCTGAAAAGATATCGTTAGAAGCTGCCTTCTTATTTGGAGCTGTCGTAAGCATGATTGCATTTGTGGGAATACTCGTATGGCTTCCTTCCCTGCCAGTTCAGGAAAAGATGTCTTATGGCAAACAGCTTGGTATATTACGTAAACCTCAATTGTGGTTCAACATTGTGACTGTTATTTTTATCTTTGCAGCTATGTTTTCGGTGTATAGCTATTTTGCCGAATATCTTGGAGAAGTAACTCTGATGAACGGGTCATGGATCAGTATGATGTTGATGGTCTTTGGAATCGTCATGATTTTTGGGAATTTTTTATTCGGGGGATTATTACATAAAAATCTGACCAAGACCGTAATTATGTTCCCATTGCTATATACGGTCATTTACGTATTCACCTATGCTCTGGGTGCTTCTTTCCTACCGATGTTTGTGGTTGTGCTCACTTGGGGGGCCGTGCATTCTGGGGGGCTTATTATTAGTCAAACATGGTTAACCACGGAAGCGAAAGAAGCTCCAGAGTTTGGTAATAGCCTGTTTGTCTCATTTTCTAATCTAGGTATTACGATAGGGGCTGCTACGGGCGGGTGGTTTATCTCTCACTTGGGAATACACCAGCTCATCTGGAGCGGGCTGATGTTTGCATTACTAGCTTTTTTATCCATTATCATAAAAATAAAAATATTCAATTCGAATGCAGCGGAAGCCAACGTGCGTTAA
- a CDS encoding GNAT family N-acetyltransferase yields MNIRLLNSNEKYPIDLLLLADPSRQLVEEYLKRGQCYVAEIDNHIVGVYVLLPTRPETVELVNIAVSEDMHGKGIGRLLVTHAIETARAQGYKTMEMGTGNSSIGQLALYQKCGFRIVGVDLDFFIRHNYLEEIYENGIQCRDMIRMSQDL; encoded by the coding sequence ATGAATATTAGACTACTTAATTCAAATGAAAAATATCCAATAGATCTCTTGTTACTAGCTGATCCTTCGCGCCAACTTGTTGAGGAATATTTGAAAAGAGGGCAGTGTTATGTAGCAGAAATTGACAATCATATTGTTGGAGTCTATGTTCTTTTACCTACAAGACCTGAAACAGTTGAGTTAGTGAATATAGCAGTATCAGAAGATATGCATGGTAAAGGAATAGGCAGACTATTAGTGACACATGCCATTGAAACAGCTAGGGCACAAGGTTATAAAACGATGGAAATGGGCACAGGAAACTCTAGCATTGGGCAGTTAGCCCTCTACCAAAAATGCGGGTTTAGAATTGTAGGTGTAGATCTAGATTTCTTTATCAGACATAACTATCTAGAAGAAATTTATGAGAATGGCATACAGTGTAGAGATATGATTCGTATGTCTCAGGATTTATAG